One window of Arvicola amphibius chromosome 6, mArvAmp1.2, whole genome shotgun sequence genomic DNA carries:
- the Znf322 gene encoding zinc finger protein 322: MYTSHERCNQRTQKRKIYHVCPQKGKKIYIHVHEITQIDNQICQCLEREQNFCENLARMCEKTYTGEKSYRCDMCEKTFIQSSDLILHQRIHNYEKPYKCSKCEKSFWHHLALSGHQRTHAGKKFYTCDICGKNFGQSSDLLVHQRSHTGEKPYLCNECDKCFSRSTNLIRHRRTHTGEKPFKCLECEKAFSGKSDLISHQRTHTGERPYKCSKCEKSYRHRSAFIVHKRVHTGEKPYKCGACEKCFGQKSDLIVHQRVHTGEKPYKCLECMRSFTRSANLIRHQATHTHTFKCLEYEKSFNCSSDLIVHQRIHMEEKPHQWSMCESGFFLGMDFVAQQKMRTQTEELHYKYSVCDKSFHHSSALLQHQTVHIGEERICNVSGKGLDLSSRASETSRMS; encoded by the coding sequence ATGTACACTTCACATGAGAGATGTAACCAGagaactcaaaaaagaaaaatataccatGTATGCCCTCAGAAGGGGAAAAAGATTTATATTCATGTTCATGAGATTACTCAAATAGATAATCAAATTTGTCAGTGCCTTGAACGTGAACAAAATTTTTGTGAAAACTTAGCACGTATGTGTGAGAAAACATATACTGGGGAGAAATCTTATAGATGTGATATGTGTGAGAAAACCTTCATCCAAAGTTCAGATCTTATTTTGCATCAGAGGATTCATAATTATGAGAAACCTTATAAGTGTAGCAAATGTGAGAAGAGCTTTTGGCACCACTTAGCCCTTTCGGGACACCAGAgaacacatgcaggtaaaaagtTTTATACCTGTGACATCTGTGGCAAGAATTTTGGTCAGAGCTCTGATCTGCTTGTCCACCAGCGAAGCCATACAGGTGAAAAACCTTATCTGTGTAATGAGTGTGATAAATGCTTCAGTAGAAGTACAAATCTCATAAGGCACCGAAGAACTCACACAGGTGAGAAGCCATTTAAGTGTCTGGAATGTGAAAAAGCTTTTAGTGGGAAATCGGATCTTATTAGCCACCAAAGGACTCATACCGGTGAAAGACCCTACAAATGCAGTAAATGTGAGAAAAGCTATCGACACCGTTCAGCCTTCATTGTACATAAAAGAGTTCATACTGGGGAGAAGCCGTACAAGTGTGGTGCCTGTGAGAAGTGCTTTGGCCAGAAGTCAGACCTTATTGTACATCAAAGAGTCCATACCGGTGAGAAACCATATAAATGCTTGGAGTGTATGAGAAGTTTTACCCGGAGTGCCAACCTAATTAGGCACCAGGCAACTCACACTCATACTTTCAAATGCCTTGAATATGAGAAAAGCTTCAACTGTAGCTCAGACCTTATTGTACATCAGAGAATTCACATGGAAGAGAAGCCACATCAGTGGTCTATGTGTGAGAGCGGTTTCTTCCTAGGTATGGACTTTGTTGCCCAGCAGAAAATGAGGACTCAGACAGAGGAGCTGCATTATAAATACAGCGTATGTGATAAAAGCTTTCATCATAGCTCGGCCCTTCTTCAGCATCAGACAGTGCACATTGGTGAGGAACGCATCTGTAATGTGAGTGGAAAAGGACTTGATCTCAGCTCTCGTGCGTCAGAAACCTCACGGATGTCTTGA